A single window of Nocardia higoensis DNA harbors:
- the recQ gene encoding DNA helicase RecQ, whose translation MDHPEDQPPADSASPTGITAAQEVLRRVFGYDDFRGDQAAIVEHVVSGGDALVLMPTGGGKSLCYQVPSLVRRGVGVVVSPLIALMQDQVDALSALGVRAGFLNSTQFPDERASVEARFLAGELDLLYLAPERLRLESTARLLERGEIALFAIDEAHCVAQWGHDFRPDYLALSVLHERWPDVPRIALTATATEKTRDEIIHRLDLGSARRFVASFDRPNIQYRIEPKNRAERQLLDFIRTEHTGDAGIVYCLSRNSVEKTAAFLNENGIDAVPYHAGLDNRTRAANQSRFLREDGLIVVATIAFGMGIDKPDVRFVAHLDLPKSVEGYYQETGRAGRDGLPSTAWMVYGLNDVVQQRKLIDNSEGDAAHRRQLQLHLDAMLALCETVDCRRAQLLAYFGQSGAGCGNCDTCLNPPESWDGTVAAQKLLSAVLRLERERGQSFGAGHVIDILLGKQSPKVLQYEHNALKVFGVGADLRDTEWRGVVRQLLAQGLLAVRGDYGVLTLTPGSGEVLFGGRQVRLRREPERPVRQARAAKARAVAADLPAADVEVFEKLRAWRATAAREQGVPAYVVFHDATLREIAARKPSSLSELGGVGGVGEAKLAKYGEQVLEVLVPA comes from the coding sequence GTGGACCACCCCGAAGATCAGCCACCGGCCGACAGCGCGTCGCCCACCGGAATCACTGCGGCGCAAGAGGTTCTGCGCCGCGTGTTCGGCTACGACGATTTCCGTGGCGACCAGGCCGCCATCGTCGAGCACGTCGTCTCCGGCGGCGACGCCCTGGTGCTGATGCCCACCGGTGGCGGCAAATCGTTGTGCTACCAAGTGCCTTCGCTGGTGCGTCGCGGCGTCGGGGTGGTCGTCTCGCCGCTGATCGCGCTGATGCAGGATCAGGTCGACGCGCTCAGCGCGCTCGGTGTGCGGGCCGGATTCCTCAACTCCACCCAATTCCCCGACGAGCGCGCGAGCGTGGAGGCGCGATTCCTCGCCGGTGAGCTGGACCTGCTGTATCTCGCGCCGGAGCGGCTGCGGCTGGAGTCCACCGCCCGGCTGCTCGAACGTGGTGAGATCGCGCTGTTCGCCATCGACGAGGCGCACTGTGTCGCCCAGTGGGGTCACGACTTCCGCCCGGACTATCTGGCGCTGTCGGTGCTGCACGAGCGCTGGCCGGACGTGCCGCGCATCGCGTTGACCGCGACCGCCACCGAGAAGACCCGCGACGAGATCATCCACCGCCTCGATCTCGGCTCGGCCAGGCGCTTCGTGGCCAGCTTCGACCGGCCCAACATCCAGTACCGGATCGAGCCGAAGAACCGCGCCGAACGGCAGCTGCTCGACTTCATCCGCACCGAGCACACCGGCGACGCGGGCATCGTCTACTGCCTGTCGCGCAATTCGGTGGAGAAGACCGCGGCCTTCCTCAACGAGAACGGCATCGACGCGGTGCCCTATCACGCGGGCCTGGACAACCGCACCCGGGCCGCCAACCAGTCCCGGTTCCTGCGTGAGGACGGCCTGATCGTGGTCGCCACCATCGCCTTCGGCATGGGCATCGACAAGCCCGACGTGCGATTCGTCGCCCATCTGGATCTGCCGAAATCGGTGGAGGGCTACTACCAGGAGACCGGCCGTGCGGGCCGCGACGGCCTGCCCTCGACCGCCTGGATGGTCTACGGCCTCAACGACGTGGTCCAGCAGCGCAAACTCATCGACAACTCCGAGGGCGACGCGGCGCACCGCAGGCAGTTGCAGCTGCACCTGGACGCCATGCTCGCGCTGTGCGAGACCGTCGACTGCCGCCGCGCTCAGCTGCTGGCCTACTTCGGCCAGTCCGGCGCCGGCTGCGGCAACTGCGACACCTGCCTGAACCCGCCGGAATCCTGGGACGGTACGGTCGCGGCCCAGAAGCTGCTCTCGGCGGTGCTGCGACTGGAGCGGGAACGCGGCCAGAGCTTCGGCGCGGGGCACGTCATCGACATCCTGCTCGGCAAACAGAGCCCGAAGGTGCTGCAGTACGAGCACAACGCGCTCAAGGTGTTCGGTGTCGGCGCGGATCTGCGCGACACCGAGTGGCGCGGGGTGGTGCGGCAGCTGCTGGCCCAGGGACTGCTCGCGGTGCGCGGCGACTACGGTGTGCTCACCCTGACCCCCGGCAGTGGGGAAGTGCTCTTCGGCGGTCGTCAGGTGCGGCTGCGCCGTGAACCCGAGCGACCGGTCAGGCAGGCGCGCGCCGCCAAGGCCCGCGCCGTCGCCGCCGACCTGCCCGCGGCCGACGTCGAGGTCTTCGAGAAGCTGCGCGCCTGGCGGGCCACGGCGGCCAGAGAACAGGGTGTCCCCGCCTATGTCGTCTTCCACGACGCCACCTTGCGCGAGATCGCCGCGCGCAAGCCGTCGAGCCTGTCGGAGCTGGGCGGTGTCGGCGGCGTGGGCGAGGCGAAGCTCGCCAAGTACGGCGAGCAGGTGCTCGAGGTGCTGGTCCCGGCCTGA
- the prfB gene encoding peptide chain release factor 2, with amino-acid sequence MHPDVSADISELDATLKTVESVLDIEELRRRIDELEHQAADPDLWNDQDHAQQVTSELSHAQGELRRVEGLRSRLEDLPVLYELAEGEVGEARAAALADADAERATLRGDVEAMEVRTLLSGEYDKREALVNIRSGAGGVDAADWAEKLMRMYVRWADRHGYPVEIYDTSYAEEAGIKSATFAVKTPYAYGTLSVEMGTHRLVRISPFDNQGRRQTSFAEVEVLPVVETTDHIEIPDTEIRVDVYRSSGPGGQSVNTTDSAVRLTHIPTGIVVTCQNEKSQLQNKISAMRVLQAKLLERKRQEERAQMDALKTNEGASWGNQMRSYVLHPYQMVKDLRTNYEVNNPSAVLDGDIDGFIESGIRWRMRETQAS; translated from the coding sequence GTGCATCCTGACGTCTCCGCCGATATCTCCGAACTCGACGCCACCCTCAAGACGGTCGAGTCGGTCCTCGACATCGAGGAACTGCGTCGCCGCATCGACGAGCTCGAACACCAGGCGGCCGATCCGGACCTGTGGAACGACCAGGACCATGCCCAGCAGGTGACCAGCGAGCTGTCCCACGCTCAGGGCGAACTGCGCCGCGTCGAGGGGCTGCGTTCGCGGCTCGAGGATCTGCCGGTGCTCTACGAGCTGGCCGAGGGGGAAGTGGGCGAGGCCAGGGCCGCCGCGCTCGCCGACGCCGACGCCGAGCGCGCCACCCTGCGCGGCGATGTGGAGGCGATGGAAGTCCGCACGCTGCTGTCCGGGGAGTACGACAAGCGTGAGGCGCTGGTCAACATCCGCTCCGGCGCGGGCGGGGTGGACGCCGCCGACTGGGCCGAGAAGCTGATGCGCATGTACGTGCGCTGGGCCGACCGGCACGGCTACCCGGTGGAGATCTACGACACCTCCTACGCCGAAGAAGCGGGTATCAAGAGCGCCACCTTCGCCGTCAAGACCCCCTACGCCTACGGCACTCTCTCGGTGGAGATGGGCACGCATCGGCTGGTGCGCATCAGCCCGTTCGACAACCAGGGCCGCCGCCAGACCTCCTTCGCCGAGGTCGAGGTGCTGCCGGTGGTCGAGACCACCGACCACATCGAGATCCCCGACACCGAGATCCGCGTCGACGTCTACCGCTCTTCCGGCCCCGGCGGTCAGTCGGTCAACACCACCGACTCCGCGGTGCGCCTCACCCACATCCCCACCGGCATCGTGGTGACCTGTCAGAACGAGAAGTCGCAGCTACAGAACAAGATCTCGGCCATGCGCGTGCTACAGGCCAAGCTGCTCGAACGCAAGCGCCAGGAGGAGCGCGCCCAGATGGACGCGCTCAAGACCAACGAGGGCGCGTCCTGGGGCAACCAGATGCGTTCCTACGTGCTGCACCCGTACCAGATGGTCAAGGACCTGCGCACCAACTACGAGGTCAACAACCCCAGCGCGGTGCTCGACGGCGACATCGACGGCTTCATCGAGTCGGGCATCCGGTGGCGCATGCGTGAGACCCAGGCGAGTTGA
- a CDS encoding acyl-CoA dehydrogenase family protein: MMMSTRDSATKRRPANGRSDDSAVGLNQPKRDWMGTAMRVMTTITGSDLVEKYNLRKPIERVTYESTKSGFRTLGAATRAFKKVSGNGSPQRLPDNESKTKDFFDLTPTDDQQMIVETVKDFAAEIIRPAAAAADAETKAPADLVARAAELGITVINVPEELDGVATERGAVTNALVAEALAHGDMGLALPILAPSGVAVALSQWGTDAQQRTYLPAFAGENVPQASVVIAEPRPLFDPFALQTKATRSPSGYRLNGVKSLVPAAADAELFLIAAELDGRPALFIVESEAKGLVVEADPSMGLRAAGLGRLILDDVAVSGDAVLGDADPIARAEEYADAVRLARLGWASLAVGTGQAVLDYVIPYVNEREAFGEPISHRQAVAFMVADIAIELDGLRLVTLRGAARAEQGRSFGREAALARKLATDKGMKIGLDGVQLLGGHGFTKEHPVERWYRDLRAIGVAEGVALI; the protein is encoded by the coding sequence GTGATGATGAGCACCCGAGACAGCGCGACGAAGCGACGTCCCGCGAACGGACGCAGCGACGACTCCGCCGTCGGCCTGAACCAGCCCAAGCGGGACTGGATGGGCACGGCGATGCGAGTCATGACGACGATCACCGGCTCCGATCTCGTCGAGAAATACAACCTGCGCAAGCCGATCGAGCGCGTCACCTACGAGAGCACCAAGAGCGGCTTCCGCACCCTCGGCGCGGCCACCAGGGCGTTCAAGAAGGTCTCGGGCAACGGCTCGCCCCAGCGACTGCCCGACAACGAGTCCAAGACCAAGGACTTCTTCGACCTCACCCCCACCGACGACCAGCAGATGATCGTCGAGACGGTGAAGGATTTCGCCGCCGAGATCATCCGCCCGGCCGCCGCCGCGGCAGACGCCGAGACCAAGGCGCCCGCCGACCTGGTCGCCCGCGCCGCCGAGCTCGGCATCACCGTCATCAATGTGCCCGAAGAACTCGACGGCGTGGCCACCGAACGCGGCGCGGTCACCAACGCGCTGGTCGCCGAGGCGCTCGCGCACGGCGACATGGGTCTGGCGCTGCCGATCCTGGCACCCAGCGGCGTCGCGGTCGCGCTCTCGCAGTGGGGCACCGACGCCCAGCAGCGCACCTACCTGCCCGCGTTCGCCGGCGAGAACGTGCCGCAGGCTTCGGTGGTCATCGCCGAGCCGCGTCCGCTGTTCGACCCGTTCGCGCTGCAGACCAAGGCCACCCGCTCGCCCAGCGGCTACCGCCTCAACGGCGTGAAGAGCCTGGTCCCCGCCGCCGCCGACGCCGAACTGTTCCTGATCGCCGCCGAACTCGACGGCCGCCCCGCGCTGTTCATCGTCGAGTCCGAGGCCAAGGGCCTGGTGGTGGAGGCCGACCCGAGCATGGGCCTGCGCGCCGCCGGCCTGGGCCGACTGATCCTCGACGACGTCGCGGTCTCCGGCGACGCCGTGCTGGGCGATGCCGATCCGATCGCCCGCGCCGAGGAGTACGCCGACGCGGTGCGGCTGGCCCGCCTCGGCTGGGCCTCCCTCGCCGTGGGCACCGGTCAGGCCGTGCTCGACTACGTGATCCCCTACGTCAACGAGCGTGAGGCGTTCGGCGAGCCGATCTCGCACCGGCAGGCGGTGGCCTTCATGGTCGCCGACATCGCCATCGAACTCGACGGCCTGCGCCTGGTCACCCTGCGCGGCGCCGCCCGCGCCGAACAGGGCCGTTCCTTCGGCCGCGAAGCCGCCTTGGCCCGCAAGCTGGCCACCGACAAGGGCATGAAGATCGGCCTGGACGGCGTGCAGCTGCTGGGCGGGCACGGCTTCACCAAGGAGCACCCAGTCGAGCGCTGGTACCGCGATCTGCGCGCCATCGGCGTCGCCGAGGGCGTCGCCCTCATCTGA
- a CDS encoding mechanosensitive ion channel family protein has product MGSVTSFALGESTTAWLRSSGLEIVLLILGAMLFGRFVSFVRDRITSQIDASFRGGDALVRTEAAKHRHALAQVLTWVILTIAYVLVGVEVLQRLGFQVTGLVAPAAVLGAALGFGAQRIVQDILAGFFLITERQYGFGDVVRISVAGSAEMAEGTVEDVTLRITTLRNSDGEVIIVPNGQIVKVTNLSKDWARAAIDVPVAAGADLTRVNEILHQVGAEAFADPRLEPLLLDQPTVMGVEDLAMDKMSIRMVARTLPGKQFEVGRELRVRVASALRREGMSETA; this is encoded by the coding sequence ATGGGCTCGGTGACATCGTTCGCGCTGGGGGAGAGCACCACGGCGTGGTTGCGTTCCAGCGGTCTCGAGATCGTGCTGCTGATCCTCGGCGCGATGCTGTTCGGCCGGTTCGTCAGCTTCGTGCGCGACCGGATCACCAGTCAGATCGACGCGAGCTTCCGCGGCGGCGACGCGCTGGTGCGCACCGAGGCGGCCAAGCATCGGCACGCGCTCGCGCAAGTCCTCACCTGGGTGATCCTCACCATCGCCTATGTGCTCGTCGGCGTGGAAGTGCTCCAGCGACTCGGGTTCCAGGTGACCGGTCTGGTCGCCCCCGCCGCGGTGCTCGGCGCCGCACTCGGTTTCGGCGCCCAGCGCATCGTGCAGGACATCCTGGCCGGGTTCTTCCTGATCACCGAGCGCCAGTACGGCTTCGGCGATGTGGTGCGGATCTCGGTGGCCGGATCGGCGGAAATGGCCGAGGGCACTGTCGAAGACGTCACATTGCGCATCACCACGTTGCGCAACTCCGACGGCGAGGTCATCATCGTGCCGAACGGACAGATCGTGAAAGTGACCAATCTGTCCAAGGATTGGGCGCGCGCCGCGATCGACGTCCCGGTGGCCGCGGGCGCCGACCTCACCCGCGTCAACGAGATACTGCATCAGGTGGGCGCCGAGGCCTTCGCCGATCCGCGACTGGAACCGCTGCTGCTCGACCAGCCCACGGTGATGGGCGTCGAAGACCTGGCGATGGACAAGATGAGCATTCGCATGGTCGCGCGCACGTTGCCGGGCAAGCAGTTCGAGGTCGGTCGTGAGCTTCGGGTGCGAGTGGCCTCGGCGTTGCGCCGGGAAGGTATGAGTGAAACTGCGTAA
- a CDS encoding metallophosphoesterase, with the protein MGEVPGIGRRQLLAGAGVLAAGAGLLGLTPAQAVPVGDGVAKFPLPTGGGSVRVLVTGDAGTGTRAQWAVADAARAFHAREPFDLALGLGDNIYESGPAGADDIQFGAKFEDPNTGLDFPWLMTLGNHDNTAIFPGDGGWLLRGDHEVGYHAHSRRWWMPSRYYSVRVPEPDPHVKFFVLDLNPLASYIPPILSPYWAVDGQYMNEQRAWLDRAIAESPARWKVVCTHHPFLSNGSHGNAGRYEGLDIEPVNGVHVRRFFEDHVLGRCQFILSGHDHCLQVLEPTTASKGTRQLVSGAAGKTGGATPPDTSDDTPALFQTFHQLGFMVMEFGAAGVDLRVVTVDPPTGAGTEEFHRKLA; encoded by the coding sequence ATGGGTGAGGTACCGGGCATCGGACGCAGGCAATTGCTCGCCGGTGCGGGCGTGCTGGCGGCGGGCGCGGGTCTGCTCGGGCTGACTCCTGCCCAGGCGGTGCCGGTGGGCGACGGCGTCGCCAAGTTCCCCCTCCCCACCGGCGGCGGCTCGGTTCGGGTGCTGGTCACCGGCGACGCGGGCACCGGAACCCGTGCCCAGTGGGCCGTCGCCGACGCGGCCAGGGCCTTCCACGCCCGCGAGCCCTTCGATCTGGCCCTCGGCCTCGGCGACAACATCTACGAGTCCGGTCCCGCCGGCGCCGACGACATCCAGTTCGGCGCCAAGTTCGAAGACCCCAACACCGGCCTCGACTTCCCCTGGCTGATGACCCTGGGCAATCACGACAACACCGCGATCTTCCCCGGGGACGGCGGCTGGCTGCTGCGCGGCGACCACGAGGTCGGCTACCACGCGCACTCGCGGCGCTGGTGGATGCCGAGCCGCTACTACTCCGTGCGGGTCCCCGAGCCCGACCCGCACGTCAAGTTCTTCGTGCTCGACCTCAACCCGCTGGCCTCCTACATCCCGCCGATCCTGTCCCCGTACTGGGCGGTCGACGGACAATACATGAACGAGCAACGCGCCTGGCTCGATCGCGCGATCGCCGAATCACCCGCGCGCTGGAAGGTGGTCTGCACCCACCACCCGTTCCTGAGCAACGGCTCCCACGGCAACGCGGGCCGCTACGAGGGCCTCGACATCGAGCCGGTCAACGGCGTGCACGTGCGCCGTTTCTTCGAGGATCACGTACTCGGCCGGTGCCAGTTCATCCTCTCCGGCCACGACCACTGCCTGCAGGTGCTCGAGCCGACGACGGCCTCCAAGGGCACCCGGCAGCTCGTGTCCGGCGCGGCGGGCAAGACCGGCGGCGCGACACCCCCCGACACGAGCGACGACACTCCCGCGCTGTTCCAGACGTTCCACCAACTCGGTTTCATGGTCATGGAATTCGGCGCGGCGGGCGTGGATCTGCGTGTGGTGACCGTGGATCCGCCCACCGGCGCGGGCACCGAGGAATTCCACCGGAAGCTGGCCTGA
- the hisN gene encoding histidinol-phosphatase, protein MAAHSSDLELALRLADEADAITTARFGALDLKVDAKPDLTPVSDADLAVETSLRRLLAHARPEDAVLGEEFGGDAEFTGRQWVIDPIDGTKNFVRGVPVWASLIALLSDGVPVVGVVSAPALARRWWAANGSGAWTSFHPGAPKPISVSRVGELAAASLAFSSLSGWRDRGLREKFIDLTDEVWRVRGYGDFFGYCLLAEGALDIATEPEVSLWDLAALDILVREAGGRFTSLAGVDGPHGGDALATNGLLHDEVIARLRPA, encoded by the coding sequence GTGGCTGCTCACTCCTCCGATCTCGAACTCGCGTTGCGGCTCGCCGACGAGGCCGACGCCATCACCACGGCGCGCTTCGGCGCACTCGACCTGAAGGTGGACGCGAAGCCGGATCTGACACCCGTCTCGGATGCGGACCTGGCCGTGGAGACATCGCTGCGGCGCCTGCTCGCCCACGCCCGGCCCGAGGACGCCGTGCTGGGGGAGGAATTCGGCGGCGACGCGGAGTTCACCGGCAGGCAGTGGGTGATCGATCCGATCGACGGCACCAAGAACTTCGTGCGCGGCGTGCCGGTGTGGGCCAGCCTGATCGCGCTGCTCTCCGACGGCGTTCCGGTGGTCGGGGTGGTGAGCGCGCCCGCGCTGGCCAGGCGCTGGTGGGCGGCGAACGGGTCGGGGGCGTGGACGAGTTTCCACCCCGGCGCGCCCAAGCCGATCTCGGTGTCGCGGGTGGGTGAGCTGGCCGCGGCGAGCCTGGCATTCTCCAGCCTGTCCGGCTGGCGTGATCGCGGGCTGCGGGAGAAGTTCATCGACCTCACCGACGAGGTGTGGCGGGTGCGCGGCTATGGCGACTTCTTCGGCTATTGCCTGCTGGCCGAGGGCGCGCTCGACATCGCGACCGAGCCGGAGGTCTCGCTGTGGGATCTGGCCGCGCTGGACATTCTGGTCCGCGAGGCGGGCGGCCGGTTCACTTCGCTGGCCGGAGTGGACGGCCCGCACGGCGGTGACGCTCTCGCCACCAACGGATTACTGCACGACGAGGTGATCGCCCGCCTGCGCCCCGCCTGA
- a CDS encoding helix-turn-helix domain-containing protein, whose product MSDNELGLFLRSRRDAVAPASVGLPAGARRRAPGLRRSELALLAGVSVEYLTRLEQGRDRRPSPEILAALADALRLTPGERVHLYRLTKAADPGFACTGSAPMVRTVRPAVRSVLDHLDPAAAALFDRTGEVLACTDGYRRLMAPSGLFDEENGGRLAWYVFADARARELYPDWSEVADQWVATLKEGPFRADPVVGRMVEQLTVVAGVEFTRRVATVPGLPAASGITRMNHPVIGPLRLAYETLDLSADDAQRLIVHLPADEASAHALDRLAGRRPGGLRAVSG is encoded by the coding sequence GTGAGCGACAACGAGTTGGGCCTGTTCCTGCGCTCCCGCCGTGACGCGGTCGCACCGGCGAGCGTCGGCCTGCCCGCGGGAGCCCGCAGGCGCGCCCCCGGCCTGCGGCGTTCGGAGCTGGCGTTGCTGGCCGGGGTGAGCGTGGAATACCTCACCCGACTCGAACAGGGCCGCGACCGCAGACCCTCGCCGGAGATCCTGGCCGCGCTGGCCGACGCGTTGCGGCTCACCCCTGGCGAGCGCGTCCATCTCTACCGCCTCACCAAAGCCGCGGACCCCGGATTCGCCTGCACGGGCTCGGCGCCGATGGTCCGGACGGTTCGGCCTGCCGTGCGGTCGGTGCTCGATCATCTCGACCCGGCCGCGGCGGCCCTGTTCGACCGGACCGGCGAGGTGCTGGCCTGCACCGACGGCTACCGGCGGCTGATGGCGCCGAGCGGGCTGTTCGACGAGGAGAACGGCGGTCGGCTCGCCTGGTACGTGTTCGCCGACGCTCGGGCGCGCGAGCTCTACCCGGATTGGTCCGAGGTCGCCGATCAGTGGGTGGCGACTCTGAAGGAAGGCCCCTTCCGCGCCGATCCGGTCGTCGGCAGGATGGTCGAGCAGCTGACGGTGGTGGCAGGCGTGGAATTCACCCGGCGGGTGGCCACGGTGCCCGGCCTGCCCGCCGCCTCCGGCATCACCCGGATGAACCATCCGGTGATCGGGCCGCTCCGGCTGGCCTACGAGACGCTGGACCTGTCCGCCGACGACGCGCAGCGTCTGATCGTGCACCTGCCCGCCGACGAGGCGAGCGCGCACGCCCTGGACCGGCTCGCGGGCCGTCGTCCCGGCGGACTGCGAGCCGTGTCCGGATGA
- the ftsX gene encoding permease-like cell division protein FtsX — MRASFLFGEVGAGLRRNLTMTIAMILTTAVSLAMLGGGLLSVRMADKTEAYFTGRLEVRFYLDENISANDPDCAAEPCRSLLADMKTTSGVESVQFLNRAAALEEAKKLFEDQPEMVQYISETPLPASMRVKMTDGGQYEHIYETFADREGVRTVANDSEFVDRLLRLFDGLRNAAFGLAVVMALAALLLIANMMQIAAFTRRTEVGIMRLVGATRWYTQLPFLLEAVVAAVVGSLLAVAGLLIARPLVIDRALGPLFDSNVFPRITGDDIAVVALTIGPIGVLVAAVAAYATLRYYVRE; from the coding sequence ATGCGCGCGAGCTTTCTGTTCGGCGAGGTCGGCGCGGGGCTGCGCCGCAACCTGACCATGACCATCGCCATGATCTTGACCACCGCCGTCTCACTGGCCATGCTCGGTGGCGGCCTGCTCTCGGTGCGGATGGCCGACAAGACCGAGGCCTACTTCACCGGTCGTCTCGAGGTGCGCTTCTACCTCGACGAGAACATCTCGGCGAACGACCCGGACTGCGCGGCCGAGCCGTGCCGGTCGCTGCTCGCCGATATGAAGACCACCTCGGGCGTGGAGAGCGTGCAGTTCCTCAACCGCGCCGCCGCCCTGGAGGAAGCCAAGAAGCTCTTCGAGGACCAGCCGGAGATGGTGCAGTACATCTCCGAGACGCCGCTGCCCGCGTCGATGCGGGTGAAGATGACCGACGGCGGTCAGTACGAGCACATCTACGAGACCTTCGCCGACCGTGAGGGCGTGCGCACGGTGGCCAACGACAGCGAGTTCGTCGACCGGCTGTTGCGCTTGTTCGACGGACTGCGCAACGCGGCCTTCGGCCTGGCGGTGGTGATGGCGCTGGCCGCGCTGCTGCTCATCGCCAACATGATGCAGATCGCGGCGTTCACCCGGCGCACGGAAGTCGGCATCATGCGCCTGGTCGGTGCGACGCGCTGGTATACCCAGCTGCCCTTCCTGCTCGAGGCGGTGGTGGCCGCCGTGGTCGGCTCGCTGCTGGCGGTCGCCGGCCTGCTCATCGCCCGCCCGCTGGTCATCGACCGGGCTCTGGGCCCGCTGTTCGACAGCAATGTCTTCCCGCGCATCACCGGGGACGACATCGCCGTGGTCGCGCTGACGATCGGACCCATCGGCGTGCTGGTGGCCGCCGTCGCCGCGTACGCGACGCTGCGGTACTACGTGCGCGAATGA
- a CDS encoding NADPH-dependent FMN reductase codes for MSPPDEEEIEMKLAVIIGSVREGRFGPRVAAWFAERALADGRFDIDVIDLAEVDLPNALPAVPPAMEPDPPRPAGMRALSERLGAADAFVIVTPDYNRSYPAALKSAIDWHFTQWNAKAVGFVGYSGATGGLPAIEHLRAVFTELNAHPVRDYVTFPRYYLLFDEQGELREPDEPAAAATAMLDQLHWWASALVTARAATVA; via the coding sequence ATGAGCCCGCCTGACGAGGAGGAGATCGAGATGAAACTCGCGGTGATCATCGGCAGTGTCCGGGAAGGCCGTTTCGGCCCGAGGGTGGCGGCCTGGTTCGCCGAGCGAGCGCTCGCGGACGGCCGCTTCGATATCGATGTGATCGACCTGGCGGAGGTCGACCTGCCGAACGCCCTGCCCGCCGTTCCGCCCGCGATGGAGCCGGACCCGCCGCGCCCCGCGGGTATGCGCGCGCTGAGCGAACGGCTGGGCGCCGCCGACGCGTTCGTGATCGTCACACCGGACTACAACCGCAGCTACCCCGCGGCGCTGAAGTCGGCGATCGACTGGCACTTCACGCAGTGGAACGCCAAGGCGGTCGGGTTCGTCGGCTACAGCGGCGCGACCGGTGGACTGCCGGCCATCGAGCACCTGCGCGCCGTGTTCACCGAGTTGAACGCCCACCCGGTGCGCGACTACGTGACGTTCCCGCGGTACTACCTGCTGTTCGACGAACAGGGCGAGCTGCGCGAGCCCGACGAGCCCGCGGCCGCCGCGACGGCGATGCTCGACCAATTGCACTGGTGGGCAAGCGCGTTGGTGACCGCTCGCGCAGCCACTGTCGCCTGA
- the ftsE gene encoding cell division ATP-binding protein FtsE translates to MITMRNVTKSYKTSTRPALDNITVDVDKGEFVFIIGPSGSGKSTFMRLLLKEEAPTSGEIRVADFRVDKLPGRKVPKLRQRIGCVFQDFRLLQQKTVQENVAFALEVIGKRRQFIERTVPEVLEMVNLGGKADRLPSELSGGEQQRVAIARAFVNRPLVLLADEPTGNLDPDTSGDIMMLLERINRTGTTVLMATHDNHIVDAMRKRVVELDHGRLVRDDATGVYGVGR, encoded by the coding sequence GTGATCACCATGCGGAACGTCACCAAGTCGTACAAGACGTCGACGCGACCCGCGCTGGACAACATCACGGTGGATGTGGACAAGGGCGAGTTCGTCTTCATCATCGGACCGTCCGGTTCAGGCAAGTCGACGTTCATGCGCCTGCTGCTCAAGGAGGAGGCGCCGACCTCCGGCGAGATACGGGTCGCCGACTTCCGGGTCGACAAGCTGCCCGGCCGCAAGGTGCCCAAACTGCGTCAGCGCATCGGCTGCGTCTTCCAGGACTTCCGGTTGCTGCAGCAGAAGACGGTGCAGGAGAACGTGGCCTTCGCGCTCGAGGTGATCGGCAAGCGCCGCCAGTTCATCGAACGCACCGTGCCCGAGGTGCTCGAGATGGTCAATCTCGGCGGCAAGGCCGACCGGCTGCCCAGTGAACTCTCCGGTGGCGAACAGCAGCGGGTGGCGATCGCCCGCGCGTTCGTCAACCGACCGCTGGTGCTGCTCGCCGACGAGCCGACCGGCAATCTCGACCCCGACACCAGCGGCGACATCATGATGCTGCTGGAGCGGATCAACCGCACCGGCACCACGGTGCTGATGGCCACCCACGACAACCACATCGTCGACGCGATGCGCAAGCGGGTCGTCGAACTCGATCACGGCAGGCTGGTGCGCGACGACGCGACCGGCGTCTACGGGGTGGGGCGATGA